A region of the Culex quinquefasciatus strain JHB chromosome 1, VPISU_Cqui_1.0_pri_paternal, whole genome shotgun sequence genome:
TGTGATATGGAACTTCGTCCTGCGGAAGTGGTCGCAAGGCCAAGGCACGATTGTGGATGACCGGGTACTCCTGCGTCTTTAGCAGCTTCTATGACGTCTGCAGAAAACTCCGGAATGCCGGACCATTCCGTTCCGCAAGGACCTCCACAAACGCCGGGTGTTCGTTACACGgttactgaaaatcgcacttttgggagttcagaaatcgcacttttgacagttcgcttaaacgaactgaaaaaagtgtgattttgcgaactcgaaaaatggtaaaaatcgccaaaaaccgAGTTCAGTTAAGCGAACTCTCGAAAGTGCGATTTTGGACTTagcgaaatttttgaaattcgttgaaacgtTTCGTCTTTATTGTTAGTTTGTTTTTGCGCTCCGGAGCTTCGGGTtgattttcgggtaaatatAACGGACGGATTTTTCATGGCGAAAAGGACGGATTAATGGACAAGagtgcaagaggaatccgtccgccggtggacggattgccttccAATGTTTGCGAAAAGGTTCCGgccaccggtgaacggattacggcacaaggttttgcaagagaaatccgtccgccggtggacggataacgcacaaggttttgcaagaggaatccgtctgacggtggacggattgccttccAATGTTTGCGAAAAGGTTCCGgccaccggtgaacggattacggcacaaggttttgcaagagaaatccgtccgccggtggacggataacgcacaaggttttgcaagaggaatccgtccgccggtggacggattgccttccAATGTTTGCGAAAAGGTTCCGGCCACCGGTGAATGGATTACGGcacaaggttttgcaagagaaatccgtccgccggtggacggatcACTGGACAAGAACGCAAGAGGAATCCAaccgccggtggacggattactggacaaggacgcaagaggaatccgtccaccgttAGACGGAGTGCCTTCCAATGTTGGCGAAAAggttcggtccaccggtggacggattactagACAAGAacgcaagaggaatccgtctaccagtggacggattactggacaaggACGCAAGAGAAATCCGtctaccggtggacggattactggacaagAACGCAaaggaatccgtccgccggtggacggaattatttaatgattttttcaaaacaagtttaataattattttattctaGTTTCAGGCCGTCTCGTGATCGCTCGACCAAGATGTGCAAAAGAGGTGAACGTCGCCGGTTGAATCTTCCCGTATTTTCGTATCGATACCATCACCATCCGCAAGAACTCGAGGTCAACCGCTTTTGAACCGGTATGACCTAGGTTACGATCAATTATGTGCTGTACTAATTATTATGCAACTAACTTTATTATTTAGGCCGGCTCTAGAGATTCCGAGTCACTCCGAAACAGAGGATATCAGCAAGCGCGGCAGCACAGGGCACGGATTGGCCTACCTCGAACCGGAATTCCACGCTCCATGATTCGGTACTCGCCAAACTCGTTGGTCTCGCTGGTGAAAGCTTCTCGTAGCAGCAGTACTAGCGGCTCGTACGGACATCTGTCGGATAGTGCGCTGGGACCGGCGCTTTTTGCCGGGTCTACCCGGACATCATCTGCCTACAGCCAGCATGTTCCCGCTTCACCATCCGCCTCAGCTGGGCCATTTTTTGGCCAAGTCGCAGGTAAAAAGCTTCTTCAGCTTGTTCTTCAGTGGATTTCCCGATCAGCACGAACTAACATCGAACTTTCTATTTCCAGCAAATCAACGAATTCTCTAGCAATAAGCAGGAATAGACAACCTCCGTGTCCAACCAGTGACACGACAAGAGGCGGACAGCACAAGCAATGCTCTGCAGAAGACATCCCGCGTTATACGTGAACCAGCCCCGCACGTCCTAATGCACAAGACAAGTCCTTCGAACGGGTCGGCCATGGTCACCTTAAATCATCAGCTAAACCCAATGTCAGGTTCTAACCTCGCTTCCTTTTTGTAGTTTGAAGTTTGCTGCAAAGCATACTCCCAGCTTAagaacctcaaaacccatctgCGATCACACACCGGCGAAAAGCCGTATACCGGCGAGTACCCGGGTTGTAGCAAGGCGTTCAACAACGTGTCCGACCATGCAAAACACCAGAACCGCACCTACAGCATTGCGGTAAGACTAGTTTTAACAAGCTGTGCCTGTGCTGTGGCCTCACGCTAACCGTTGCATTACTTTCAGAATCACTACCCGGAGGACATGCAGAGTGGCAAGACAACGAGCATGAGCAGTCGGAGCATCAAGTCGGAGTCGGACGCACACTCGCCGGGTCAACCGCCGATCAGTAGTTCGATGTCGATCTCGGCGCTTACTGCCAGGCTGATGGACGATTGCGACGGTGGCAGCATGCAGCTGGGCAGTCTCGAAGTTGATCCGGCTTGGCCGTACGCGGACGAGGATTTGGAGGTGAGTTTGATGGTTGACCTAGTGACGTATTGAGCTTGTCTTACTTATGGTCTCTTTAATTCCAAGTCGCCGATCTGCCATTTGTCCTGCGGGAAATTGTTGACCTCGGTGGTCCGGCCACAGCGACAGCACCACGAGCAGTTCTTACTTCAACATGCGCTCGGCGGATATCAGCTGGCGGAGAAGCCAAGCATCGCTACGGAGCTCGATCTGGCCGATGCGCCCTTGCAGCTACTACAACTCGTCGTTCGACGATCCGATCCCACCGCAGCGGTCCAGATCAATGTCTACGGCAATGGATGGAAGCCAGTCAGCAAGTTCCACCCCAACCAGTCGTGTTTGACGAGCTCGAAGAGGGTGAGATTGATTGAAATAAGTTGGACGTGACGATTTCCAGCAGCAGTCGCCTGACAAAACTGCTTCCTCGCCCCAGTTTCCTCCTCGAAGGAAGTAATCGGTACATCGGTGAACATCACCTTGGCGGCCGGGACAACCTCCAGCAGCAACGCTTGGTCCTTCTCCTGTTCATTCAGGTCACGGTAACAGAAAAGGTCGGATCTGCAGATGaataatatataaatatattgtACTTCACGAAACAtgcttttatgaataaaaataaaaaaatcgctgtttatttattttcaatttcaatttatttcggATTCCAAAAGAAAAAGCTAAAGCGCCCAAAGATAGGCAACCTACAAAGCCTCTAAAGCCAGTGAAATATTTCGCCATGCTCGAACTCGGCagttcatgaaaatcatgatttcgcCAGTTCGACCcactttaccaaaaaaagtgttatccgagttgaactccaaaaatcatgataattaccatttttttggttCTTTTTGGTAAGCGTGTACGTTAAAAAAACCCCAAAGTTTGTTTGTAAACATAAATCATTATGACGTTTCTAGAAGTGTTGCCatgattttaggatttttttctccaaatgGGTGCGTGAGGTGCGTGATGGTGCGCGAGGGTGCTGGAGGTGTGCGCGACTGTTTTAACTCAGTGCACGCACCGCGTGCTGAGTGTCCAACTCCTGTTGAGAGGCGCAACATCGCCAAAAGGGCCAGAACGACTAACAGCAGCAATCTGAGCAGCAGTCCACGAAGGCTAAGCAGGTTACTCCGAAGGAGATGACTCCACCACAGGATCGGCAGGCAGTTGAATAGGCCTACCGGGTTAGTGGGGCAAAAGACCATGACCGAGAATGCCCCAATCTTGTCCCGCAAAGCCTTGATTGTGATTCACCATTAGAACTCCaaaattccataattttttgtGTTCTCATTTGTTGCCTGgcacgtgctcacgctcaatttaaaaacaaaaaacacgcatcacacacactgagaaaagacgggcgagctgtcacgaTAGCAGCGCTATCAGCGTCGGGTGCGAggatgccgaaacaaaattgcttttgaaataaccgtttttggaggacgatggttcggcactcgagtgtcccgtctgtttgtctgtgttaATATTCTTCAACGCAATCACCACCCTATCCCATCGGTGCGAATCCACATTCCTACCTCTcatcctacaaaaacaaacaaaaacaatcacAAACCCCACAAAACACTTCCTTCTTACGCATTTCGGCCGTGGAACAGCTGCAGTTCCTGCAGGAAGCTGGCCTTGTCCTTTTCGAGCACTCGACCTCGTCCCGCTTCTGCACCACCCTCCTTCGAAggcgttccgctgctgctgtttggctcacgaaggtttccgcgtccgagtcctggctgctgccgcggtcggctttgctttgcgtcctagactcaccagcaccaccggacccaccaaagtatttgtttacatttgcgacttaggcgtacacggttacacgagaacgtcaaaatgaaagaaattttacagtcgaattaaaagtaaaaacttttaaatcagtgagcaatgagattttcaaaaactgtagcagtaaaagttatcattttcaaaacaagaaaaaaaacttttaatgtagcaaattttaacaactttttaattcaaaagtgaGTTACTTTTGCCATTAccgtaatattttttgtgtgtgtaattgttgaggtatatagtttttgccattatctttattattctgtagatagatgattccaaaaacataaaaaaatgcatttttaatttaattttctgcaaaaagcgtggtcggggcaaaatgcaccgctgtgaagctcctttgtaaaaacagcggtgacaTCTattggtgactagtgaaaactgcttttacccggtgcattttgccccgttgttgtacactcaaaccccgatggtttgacaccaacagggttgttacggaaaagtcgagaaaaaatccgcgccagatccgcgccgaccccaaaacccaatccgcgcgaaatccgcgccatataaaaaaaccgcgacaaacatagaagagagtaacataatgattgaaattttaaacgaaaaaagaataatacagaaggcatttggatcagtaccgttgatcagttgtggattcatatcccacctgTTTCAAATGGAACCTTTTTtgccagaaaaaaattaaattcgaggatttaaaaaaattaaaaccatcaaataaatcacaaaattataaaatctagggatttagtacttgataattctcgccaaaactttactctggaaaatcgaaacacgaaatttctgcaggccaaggattgatacctaagagcatgcaatggcactgaccttgttgcgtgctcttcggttgacgtccacgtaaggaacatcctggaaggagcgcaactaactacatccgtagttctgttagatcatccgaattatcttgatcacaACAGTacagctctggttccttgcgagtgtcctattttcttacctccacgttggcttggttttcatgatgacctagctggtggcctgtggaaacggatcgtaaacctttgaccaccgcgggtcagagtcgagacggctaaaagaaaggggcgcgacaatgtggaaAAGGGaaataatttgtgattgtagacggtattgttttgattcgcagtatgttgagtcaactgctgtggatgtacctggcacatcgcacaacggggtttctcttctcttcattctcagctaccacctatctcctatttttattttgctcttctgattcccaattcttcactgattcttctatttaatatccaacatttgattttaattttactaacttttgattctcttatctctcaaagcttttccactcttttctatcaattgatactgctgtaacaaactttgttttgtttttttttttccttaaaatatacttttccttaatgtactagtaatatcaagtctatttatcattcgcctaatttttttttttgattttattgtgaatttatttatttgaataattttttatctgtcctataaattatcattactataatctaagcttgttttgtatctctatttattaactattgtctaattttacatctaatacatctagcttctcatttttattcttcaaaatacgctcatcattctcttactattgatacttgatttttataaaatatattctcttttactgtctattgttttcaatcttcaccctttttttcaaacaagtgaggtttgagcccttactcaatttatggaatggttaaaagATTAACAcgaatattactattgtacttttggtgaacttttgaataacatgcttaggtccAAAACAtagtaacaaaacaccgcgacagaagaaatagcaacagattaacACGATTCAAcattagggaagatttcaggagaaaacagtaCACAGTAGAattacaactagtttttgaattcaaactaaaaataaaacagtttttgctttaatgaaagttgataggcacactataaatggttaggcgcttatacttacatcaaaccctacgtaatgtaccacccccggccgagttaaaatgcgtaaccggaaaagaaggtgtgcataataatttcataatttaataatttaataatttaataatttaataatttaataatctaacaatttaataatttaataatttaataatttaataatttaataatttaataatttaataatttaataatttaataatttaataatttaataatttaataatttaataatttaataatttaataatttaataatttaataatttaataattaaataatttaataatttaataatttaataattcaataatttaataatttaataatttaataatttaataatttaataatttaataatttaataatttattaatttaataatttaataatttaataatttaataatttaataatttaataatttgataacttaagaactttcttaaaaaaaataaaattaacaaaaaaaatcaattgtaatatttttgtaatttttcaatttaataattcgtacttttttacgtttttgagtctgtatgttttgacaatttcaaattatgaattctatttttttattatttgaatatgtaaattcttaaatttcaaattgttgaatttcagatttcttttttaattgaacattacatttcgcttttagacggagattttagcagatttctaagtggatttcgtcatgttgtgataattgggagtagaatcaattctacctgaatcagagtggcaacaaaatttttgattttttcaataaaccaaaaatttaaaaaaataaatttttatattgaaaaaaaacatagaaaatctacaaagtttcatagcttcaaatttttaaaattatgtaatttttacgaattttgttattttgattttaataaaattggtatttatttgaattgttaagcagatgttttaaaaataatgagttgtaatgttatgttgttaagtttcgtattaagaaaaaaaaacaatcaataatttttaagaagaaaattttcttcattaactacttcttagaaattgatgttttcgcactcaacgaaaaagacTGAATAtatttaattcctaataatattttcctttgtaaaTTGCAAGAAATTttatcgttctcaattattttgtttatcaaaattgctatccgcgcgaaatccgcgcctgagcaacattagccagcaaatccgcgccagatccgcgccatccgcgcgatccgcgcgatccgcgccgtccgtaacaaccctgcaccaactgctgtcaaacgaacggggtcactttttagtttgacaccctttttacacggcgctcacacacactaccaaacgtttgttctgatagtgtgcgtgaggcctgtgtaaaaagtgacagttcgtcactttttagtttgactttgaccaaccaacggggtacaaactaaaaaagtgtcaaacgaaaaagtgaccaaccaccgggggttgagtgtagtgcaTTTTgacccaatgttgcggtgcatattgccccgcatggttgtttgaaatgaatcaaaaatgtttttagaaatttgatattttcgaacaattctgtggttttttaagacttttttcacatggatgacgaagaataatagttgttttagaacatcgaaacAAAATGcttgctgtaatggttgagaattCACTGTTTTCCCTTAGAGGCTGCATATTATCCCCTCTcctcctaatttttttttagcaagtcggagtcgcttaacactcaaacgctcgggtagtcatttgacccctatttttttcttaaaaatctcataacttttggtagaattgaacaaattggatgcttccagttgcaaaagatccagatttgtctatattttgaactgtcagataGGAGACAAATATGGTctacttttaccggagatattccggattccgttggggtacctcggccatcctttttggggttttggtcaatagaacaaaaaccatttcacagaacaatgccggaaatgatgAAAAACTTCAAGCCATCTTTCTTATACATCATCCTGCATGGCATGGATACATGGCAAGGTCAAGACCTTCGGGCACCGAAACAGGTTCCAACtggaaacggttcactgagctgatgtcgattggtgcccaaatggaaccggttccggtgccccgtaggacttaaccatgtcatacaaaaatctccgaaacacgcattcaaaaccttgcccccggcttgccggtacttgtcgggtatcagaaaatgagtacccgacaggtaccgacataatttttcttctacagatgaacttgagatcaaatttgatacctgctttgctacgcgcggtgggagactcgggggcaaactcgagagcaaactaacagggaatcaaa
Encoded here:
- the LOC119765221 gene encoding zinc finger protein 367-like, which produces MHKTSPSNGSAMFEVCCKAYSQLKNLKTHLRSHTGEKPYTGEYPGCSKAFNNVSDHAKHQNRTYSIANHYPEDMQSGKTTSMSSRSIKSESDAHSPGQPPISSSMSISALTARLMDDCDGGSMQLGSLEVDPAWPYADEDLESPICHLSCGKLLTSVVRPQRQHHEQFLLQHALGGYQLAEKPSIATELDLADAPLQLLQLVVRRSDPTAAVQINVYGNGWKPVSKFHPNQSCLTSSKRVRLIEISWT